From Sphingobacteriales bacterium:
CGGCATTTTAGAGGCGGTAAACGACCTTAATACCGATATTGCCCGATTTTTAAAAGCCCTGCTCGATGAAAGTCAAACCGGCACCGAAGCCAAAGTGTTTGTAATGGGTTCGGTATTTGGTGGTACGGGTGCATCGTCTATTCCGGTAGTGCCCTTAGCCCTGCGCGATGCCGCTTTTAAAGCTTTTAACAAAGCCGCACTTACCAATATACGCTATGGGGCTGCGCTGCTAACCCATTATTTTACCTTTAATTTAGCCAGCGACACCGAGCGCGCCCGCGAAAAAGTATTGGCCGATGCCAAAAACTTCCCAATCAACTCGCAGGCCGCCCTTATGTTTTACGAAAACGATAAAACCGTAATTGAAACCTACGATTCGTTTTATATAATAGGCACCGAAAACAGCACTTACCAGCTAATTCCAAACCAAAAAGATACCATTACCGGCGGCGACAAACAACGCAACCAATCACATTATTTAGAGTTAATTGCGGCTGGCGCAGCCCATTCGTTTTTTAACACTAACACGGTAAACGATAGTGCTGTTTATTATTTTAAATCAATTGACCAAACCGGCGCACTCGATTTTAAAGACTTTATAAACAACGATACCTTTATTAAACGCTTTACTTGGTTTACAGCTATGGCGTTTTTAGTAAATTTAGATAATACCGATTTTATTGAAGCCGCCCGAAACAACAAAATTGAAGGCGAAACAAATTACCACCAATTAGGCAAAGAAGAGGTAGATGCTTTGAAACGGTATTTTTGTTTTTATTTGTTCGGATTTAGAGATAATGCCGGAAGTTTACAAAACGACTGGCTAAGGCAACTGCACCGGTCTGCGGGCGGTAATAACAATTTGCTTTTTAATCCGGATATATTTTCAGAAAACGTTGCCAATATCAAATTTCACGAAATATTTTCGAACCCTAAATATAAAATGCACAATTTAGATATTTCGTGGGGGTTTACGAGTGCTGTTGGTCGTACTTTCGATAAGTTTAAAGATACTTTTGTAAAAAACACCAGCCATGTATCCTTAAACAACCTGCTTGAAGCCATGATAAAACGCATGTACGATACTTTGGCACTACTATATAAATTTTAATGCTTCTTTTTATTCTACTAATTTCCGGATGAACGTATGAAGATAGCGATAATAGGACCAGCATACCCGTTTAGAGGCGGATTAGCTTCGTACAACGAAAGACTTGCCACCACACTGCAAAACAATAACCACAATGTAATAATATATACCTTTACCGTACAATATCCTAATTTTTTATTTCCCGGAAAAACACAATATTCAGCCGAAAAACAACCTAATAGTTTAAATATTAAACAAAAAATAAACTCAATTAACCCCTTTAACTGGTTTAGCACAGGAAATCATATAAAAAAACAAAATCCCGATTTGGTAATTGTTAGGTTTTGGCTTCCGTTTATGGGGCCAAGTTTGGGTACAATTTTAAGATTAATAAAAAAAAACAAGCATACTAAAATAATTTCGTTAATAGACAATATAATACCCCACGAGGCAAGAATGGGCGATAAATTATTTACCAAATACTTTTTAAAACCCGTAGATGCTTTTTTGGTTATGTCGGAGGCAGTTTTAAACGATACCAAAACTTTTAATGTTGATAAACCTATAGCATTGTCGCCTCATCCGTTGTTTGATAATTTTGGTGAAAGTATTTCAAAAACCGAGGCGCGACAAAAACTAAATTTGCCTACAAACTGCGATTATCTGCTGTTTTTTGGCCTCATTAGAAAATACAAAGGCTTGGATTTGTTGCTTAAAGCCTTTGCCGACAGTCGTTTTAGAAACCGGAACCTTAAATTAATTATAGCGGGCGAGTATTATGCCGATAAAGAATATTATACAAACTTAATTAAACAACTTCAATTAGAAAACGAAATAATACAAACTGATGCGTTTATTACTGATTCGGAGGTGAAGTATTATTTTTGTGCCTCCAACCTTGTAGTTCAACCTTATATTTCGGCTACCCAAAGTGGGGTAACGCAAATTGCCTACCACTTTAATAAACCGATGATTGTAACAAATGTTGGCGGCCTGGCCGAAATGTGCCCAAACGATAAAGTTGGGTATGTGGTTAATCCAAATCCGGATGAAATAGCCGGTGCCATCTTAAAATTTTTTGACGAAAACAAAGAAAATACCTTTATTGAAAACATCATCGAAGAAAAAAAGAAATATACGTGGGAAATTTTGATGGATAATTTATTGAACTTGCACGAAAATATTAAATAAAACTTGTAAGCATGGCTAATCCGGAAAAATTTAAGAAAACTAAATTTGAATTGGATGTTTTTTCAAAAATTGACAAAACTTGGACTTTGTTTTTAGACCGAGACGGGGTAATTAATAAAAAACTTGAAAATGACTATGTTAAAGACATACACGAATTACAACTTTTACCAAACGCCATTAAAGCAATTGTAATTTTATCGCAATTTTTCGGAAAAATTATTGTCGCTACCAACCAGCAAGGCATAGGCAAAAAATTAATGACACACCACAATTTAAAACAAATTCACAGATATATTTTACAATTAGTTAAAATTAAGGGCGGCAATATTGATGCTTTTTATTACGCACCACAATTGGCAACCGAAAACTCGAACTACCGAAAACCTCAAACAGGTATGGCTATACAGGCAAAAAACGATTTTAACGAAATAGATTTTTCAAAATCAATTATGGTGGGCGACTCGCTAACCGATATTGAGTTTGCCCTTAACGCCAATATGATTCCGGTTTTTTTAAATCATAACACTTCAAGTAACCATCATAACTATACAACTCCATCGCTGTATGCATTTGCCAAAATGCTAAACAGTATCTTAAAACCAAACTAATTAATACCATCTTCTCAGCCGCTCACCACTCACTCAAACACACAAAATATCGAACTATTTACGCAATAAATATACAAATTTTATATGCCTACTAAAAACTTACTCATTAAAAGCAGCAAAGGCAAATCTGCGCTCGAATCGGGCAAATGGCACGTTTTTGAACAACCTAAAAATTATATTGAAGCCATAGATACAGGCGATATTTCTAAAAATTTAGATGCCGCCACCCTTAATGTCATGATTTCGGGCGTACCTTCGGGTTGGGCCCGCGCCAAATTGTTTGGCATGGCATTTAATTATGCCGTAGATATTGACCCACAAGTTGGGGAAACGGCGTTGATTAAATTTTATAAAATGCTGCTCGATGAGTGGAAAGGACTAATAGGCTTGATGGCTATACATGCTACTAATATAACACTTTCGCCACCCATATATTTACAAGGCGCAGATGCCAATAACTTGTTTGACCTTAAAGCAACCTTAGGCCATATTTTATTTGATGATGTGGATTTGTGGTGCAACCCCGAGGCATTAGCCACACGCACTATTGACAGCCACCCATTTATACAGCTAATTTACTATAATGGCAATTTGATTGGAGGCTTTTCGCCTTACTCGTTAATATTTACCGCCGCCAATTACGGCGACATAAGCCGAAAAGAAGTGCCTTGGTTTGAAAATGATAAATTACAAAACCCACTGAATTATTTGGATGGCACAAAAAATAAAGACGCACTTCAAAAACTATACATACTCGTAAAAAATATTGAAAAACACTTGCGCCAATTTGAGTTAGATATAAATAAAAACCGAGGCGAAAAAACACCATACAAACTGACCAGCTTAACGGCATTTGTAAAACAATGGGCTGCCGAAATATACAATAAAAACCGGAATATTATTGACGAAGGCACCATAGACGGTATGTTTTCGGTGGGCAAACCCTATTATAACTTGTTTAATATTAAACGCGCTGTTTATTTTGACTACCGCCGGCTGTTAAGTCAGGCGCCAACAGACGGGTCTGATTATATTGAAATAGATACTAAAGACTTTTTGTTGCAAGGCGATTCGGTGATACGTTTTACCCAAACAGACTACGACCAGCCCTTGTCGAAATCGGCGGTGCATTATTTAACGGCTACCCTAAACAACGAAACCTATTATTTTTCAATCCCACTCAGCGATATTGGCCTTTTTGTTTTCCAAAAAGAGTTAGGCGGCTTGCTGGGTCAAAAAACTGATTATCATCAGCTAAATGCCGAACTGACCCGAGACGACAACGACAATCTACTCCTTACCGTACACCTGCGTTTGTACATTAATAACTCGTTCATGCCTGCCATATCGCGCAAATACAAGGTAGCCGAGTCGGTTTGGGAACGCCGGGTTATACTTTGGCCTAATTTTTACTCGGCACATTGGAATTTATACTATTTGTATTCCGAAATTCCGGGAAATACCATTGATACTATCCGGACTAAACCTGTTTTTAAAAATGCCGACCCTGACGAACTCATCTACATTGATGTTCCTACGCAACTTGGCACAGTAAAACAACTCTTGCGAGAAACTAACCAAGATAAAAATCTTTTAATTGATAATCTGATAGTTTATCCGACCGGAATTGTAGATAGCTCATCGCATAAATACGAGGTGTATAAAAGCACTAAACCAATTGCCGGAATTGAACTTATCAGCGAATTTAAAGGTAAAGTTCAAACATGTGGATTTTTAATTACTAAAACCGGAGAAGTTGCCGATTCAAAACAAGTTAAAAACCTAACCCACGACAATATTCCTCGCGACGGCGCTGAAGCTAAAGTGGGTATAGATTTTGGTAGCAATAATTCGTGCATAAGTTACTCTATACTGCGCGGCGTTAGCTCTGAGCCTGTTAAATTTAAAAGCAGACGCGTTATGTTTATAGGCAATGAAGTAGTTGACCCAAACAGCGAAAAATTAGCCGACCTACACGAACTGTTGTTTTTCCAAAACGAAGAACCTAACAATGGCCAAATTAAATCGTGGATACAACAACACGACCAACGCTACGTGCCTAACCATATGAAAAGTGCCGAAATAGCCGGCGGAACACCTGTTTTTGAACCTAATTTAGATGTTTTAGAAGTTGAATCAGAAATAATACGCACCCGGCGCGGCCAAATTAGCCATAACCTAAAATGGCGCAACGACGATTACGGCATGAATTTTAAAAAAGGGTATATAAAAACCTTATGGATGGCAATTTGTGCCGAATTATATGCAATTGATAGTGCTAATGTGCCTAAAAAAATTGAATTAATGTGGGCACACCCAAGCGCCTTAAACCGCGCCGACGTATATAGTTATAATGCTATGTACCGTGAACTTAAACAACTTAATGCAATTAGTGGTGCTACTATTGATGTTAAAGAGCCTATGACCGAGAGTGAAGCCGTTTGCAACTATGCTATTTACAAGGGCGGCGTAGCCATACACCCGGATAATATGATGCTGGGTATTGATGTGGGCGGTAGTACCAGCGATATTTTAATGGTTGCCAATTACCAGGGCAAATTACAGTTGGTACAGCAAAGCTCAATAAGACTTGCTGCCAATAAATTGTCGGTGGTGGCGCAAAAATCAGAGGCAGTTCGCAAAGCCCTGCGGCATTTTGTTGATAGCAGTAAATCCATCCGAATTAAGCACATTAATAATATGGAGACAACCCCAAGCACTGCCCCCTATTTTTTAAACTTAATTTTCGACCGACTTCCTGAAAACGATTTTGAAACATTTTATGGACAAATTTACCAAAGTCCTGCCGTGCAAGCCAATGCAAGGCCAATGTTTGCCGTACCTGCCTATATATCCGGAATTTTATTGTTTTACTCCGGACAATTAATTGCCCATACCCTCCAACAATTAGGTATAAGCTCGGTAAATACCTTCGATTTATTTCCATTTGGTAAAGGTGGCCGTATTTTCGATTGGCTAAGCTCGTTTTTAACAAACTCGAGAGTAACAGCTTATTACGAGGCTTGCCTAAAAGCTGGCATGGGTGACGCCTATCGGCAGGTAAAAATTAATTTTAACCACGACCGTAAAAATATTAAATCGGAAGTATCGTTTGGACTTTCTTCGACTAAAGATGTGGAAAAATTAGCCGATACATTTAACGACTTAATAGGCGAAGCCGGTTTTACCTACCAAAATGAAACCTTGCAGGTAAACTCCGAACTTAAAATTGAACATTTCAAAAATTTACCCGCCCTAACACCCCCCGCCAAATTTGAACAGTTTGAGAAATTTTTAAACATTTATTTTGAAACAGGCCGCGAAACCGGATATTTAACCAATATTGACCCGCTACGAGCCAAACTCGAAAACCTAAAAGCCGACCTAACTAACTATATTATGAACGACGTGCAGTTTATTGCTGCCAAAAGTGACATGGAAAACTTTAGCTATAACCAACCCTTAATTATATTGGCGGCTATGTGTTATTTAGACAGACATTTAATCCCAACACTTTTCCCTAATTAATAATAACTACTCCATTTAAATTTACCATGCCATCAAAATTGGTTTTATTTGAAAAAAAACTTTGTGTTTAAAAAATTAATTGTATCTTTGCACCGCCTTTTATGAAAAGGTTGGACGATTCCGTAGCTCAGTTGGTAGAGCAATACACTTTTAATGTATGGGCCCTGGGTTCGAGTCCCAGCGGAATCACAAGAAGGTGAAACGATAGCCTGTGGTAACTTAGTTGCAACAGGCTTTTTTGTTTAATTTATTTGTTGTGGTAAAAGTGCTAAGAGGTTATTATTAAACTTGCCCCAATTTATTGCTAATTTTACCCAATATTTTGCACTATTTGCTATGTTGCTTGCCCCACCTGCCAATACACAAATAATAACCAATACGCCGGCATTTTTATCTTTATCTACTGGTAATATTAACACATTGCCGGTGTTTTATGCCGGACATAACACAGACAATAGCAATACGCTGCAAAACGCTATTGTGTATTTGGCCATGGGTAGTGTGGAGGCCAGCACTAAAAATTTTGCCCTTTTTTTCGAAAAGGCATTAACTAACCTTGGCACCGATTTTACGCTTACCCACCTTACAATGGCCATTTATGGCTTTATGCGAGGCGCAGGGCTACCTAACACCGACCCTTTGTTTGCCGTTTCGGCCTTTTTTGTTCACCCGCAAACACAAATTTTATATTGGCTTGGCACCCCTAATGCCGGTTT
This genomic window contains:
- a CDS encoding glycosyltransferase produces the protein MKIAIIGPAYPFRGGLASYNERLATTLQNNNHNVIIYTFTVQYPNFLFPGKTQYSAEKQPNSLNIKQKINSINPFNWFSTGNHIKKQNPDLVIVRFWLPFMGPSLGTILRLIKKNKHTKIISLIDNIIPHEARMGDKLFTKYFLKPVDAFLVMSEAVLNDTKTFNVDKPIALSPHPLFDNFGESISKTEARQKLNLPTNCDYLLFFGLIRKYKGLDLLLKAFADSRFRNRNLKLIIAGEYYADKEYYTNLIKQLQLENEIIQTDAFITDSEVKYYFCASNLVVQPYISATQSGVTQIAYHFNKPMIVTNVGGLAEMCPNDKVGYVVNPNPDEIAGAILKFFDENKENTFIENIIEEKKKYTWEILMDNLLNLHENIK
- a CDS encoding HAD-IIIA family hydrolase, producing the protein MANPEKFKKTKFELDVFSKIDKTWTLFLDRDGVINKKLENDYVKDIHELQLLPNAIKAIVILSQFFGKIIVATNQQGIGKKLMTHHNLKQIHRYILQLVKIKGGNIDAFYYAPQLATENSNYRKPQTGMAIQAKNDFNEIDFSKSIMVGDSLTDIEFALNANMIPVFLNHNTSSNHHNYTTPSLYAFAKMLNSILKPN